The Methanobacterium sp. BAmetb5 genome includes a region encoding these proteins:
- a CDS encoding metal ABC transporter permease, whose product MTGILEYTFMQNAFLAAILVSVACGVVGTYVVVKRIVFISGGISHAAFGGIGLGYFLGVNPILSAIPFSLASALIMGFTSKKVKISEDTAIGILWSLGMAVGIIFINLTPGYVPDLMSYLFGSILTVPFSDLLIMLVLDIIIIITVILFQNEFQGISFDEEFSQVMGMPTTAIYLLLLSLVALSVVVMIKVVGIILVIALLTIPAAIAKQYTYNMGRMMVLAVILGMILTTCGLYLSYLFNLASGATIVLVLGLGFLISVIIQRLLKD is encoded by the coding sequence TTGACTGGAATTCTGGAGTACACCTTCATGCAGAATGCTTTCCTGGCCGCTATCCTGGTGAGCGTGGCTTGTGGAGTGGTGGGAACCTACGTAGTGGTTAAACGCATAGTCTTTATTAGTGGGGGTATATCTCATGCAGCCTTTGGGGGAATTGGTTTGGGATACTTCCTGGGAGTGAATCCCATACTCTCGGCCATACCCTTCAGCCTAGCCTCTGCTCTAATCATGGGATTTACCAGTAAAAAGGTAAAGATTAGTGAAGATACAGCCATTGGAATTCTGTGGAGTCTGGGAATGGCTGTTGGTATTATATTTATAAATTTAACCCCGGGATATGTTCCGGATCTCATGAGTTACCTCTTTGGGAGCATTCTCACCGTACCCTTCAGTGATCTGTTGATAATGCTTGTTCTGGATATTATCATCATTATCACTGTTATTTTATTCCAGAATGAATTCCAGGGAATATCCTTTGATGAAGAATTTAGCCAGGTCATGGGTATGCCCACCACCGCCATTTATCTGCTCCTCTTATCCCTGGTTGCCCTCTCCGTGGTGGTCATGATAAAAGTTGTGGGTATAATACTGGTCATTGCCCTTTTAACCATCCCTGCAGCTATTGCCAAACAGTACACCTACAATATGGGGCGGATGATGGTACTGGCGGTGATACTGGGAATGATACTGACCACTTGTGGCCTTTATTTATCTTATCTTTTCAACCTGGCTTCCGGTGCCACTATTGTCCTGGTTCTGGGATTGGGATTCTTGATTTCGGTGATTATCCAGAGATTGCTAAAAGATTGA